From a single Apium graveolens cultivar Ventura chromosome 2, ASM990537v1, whole genome shotgun sequence genomic region:
- the LOC141690070 gene encoding protein FAR1-RELATED SEQUENCE 5-like — protein MNLLSETCGGIEKVGFSAQDVRNVIRDIRRWIFDSGDAKCGLVLLRDLQKQSDGNFFYRVDVDEENRIRGLVWVDPRSLNAYKNFGDVVTFDSTYWTNRYDMPFIPITGVNHHYQNILFGFALVRDEKETSYR, from the coding sequence ATGAATTTACTTAGTGAGACGTGTGGTGGTATTGAAAAAGTTGGTTTTTCCGCTCAAGACGTACGAAATGTAATACGTGACATTCGAAGATGGATTTTTGATTCAGGTGATGCGAAGTGTGGATTGGTTTTGTTACGAGACTTGCAAAAACAAAGTGATGGAAATTTTTTCTACCGAGTGGATGTGGATGAGGAGAATCGGATTAGGGGTTTGGTGTGGGTTGATCCTCGTTCGCTTAACGCGTACAAGAATTTTGGAGATGTGGTAACTTTTGACTCGACATATTGGACTAATAGGTATGACATGCCTTTTATTCCAATTACGGGAGTGAATCACCACTACCAAAATATTTTATTTGGATTTGCACTTGTAAGGGATGAGAAAGAGACTTCTTATAGATAG
- the LOC141690073 gene encoding protein FAR1-RELATED SEQUENCE 5-like: protein MTTTSRSESLNSFFDEYVKASTGLKEFIENSQKALESQYLREVQANFDTEYKERRLFSNLSMEIHASKIYTKEMFKRFQKKLQKSQSFVVKSMKGCGDYLSKMYLVEKSTLPEIYRWNFFLKVSIDGSYSCTCKKFEHSEMICRHMIRYLNKKQKTMIPPDLITMRWTINRNKVVGPLPCTLRMLDTVVESQTARYSGLCKAFQVLSVIDWSLYLQMF, encoded by the exons ATGACTACCACGTCAAGGAGCGAGTCTCTGAATTCATTTTTTGATGAGTATGTGAAAGCGTCGACTGGTTtgaaagaattcattgagaattCACAAAAAGCTTTGGAGTCACAATATTTACGGGAGGTTCAAGCTAATTTTGACACCGAGTACAAGGAAAGGAGACTATTCTCTAACTTGTCAATGGAGATACATGCCTCCAAGATATACACAAAAGAGATGTTTAAGCGATTTCAAAAAAAGCTTCAAAAAAGTCAATCTTTTGTTGTGAAAAGCATGAAAGGTTGTGGAGATTATCTTTCAAAGATGTATTTGGTAGAAAAGTCCACCTTGCCGGAGATTTATAGATGGAATTTTTTCTTGAAGGTTTCCATCGACGGGAGTTATTCTTGTACATGTAAAAAATTTGAACATTCCGAGATGATTTGTAGACACATGATCCGTTACCTTAACAAGAAACAAAAGACGATGATACCGCCAGATCTTATCACAATGAGGTGGACAATAAACAGAAACAAAGTTGTGGGACCTCTGCCGTGTACCCTTCGGATGCTTGATACTGTTGTAGAATCTCAAACGGCaagatatagtggattgtgtaaAGCATTCCAAGTTTTGTCCGTTATTG ATTGGTCACTGTACTTGCAAATGTTTTAG
- the LOC141690081 gene encoding uncharacterized protein LOC141690081: protein MTRPLKNRKVRWLYRHFWSLEVDYIWRDHRERGVTYPLTHSQVKTLRPEYWVEDDVLNAYGELLRLREDKLWEKWEKIPRTESFKPRRYYIAPSFFMAMELEYCPNLKASPSTLEGDAKKSMEKFFRDYADKGGKVDPIYAHPSRFPLKYMGVHGLDARPKQDGGKDCGVYVSKYMDTMLNGISLPSAVWNAKVDVQTFRYRMAHGLSKGAARHISE, encoded by the exons ATGACAAGGCCACTGAAAAATCGGAAAGTGAGGTGGTTGTATCGACATTTCTGGAGTTTAGAGGTTGATTACATTTGGCGTGATCACAGGGAGCGGGGCGTTACTTATCCTCTTACACATAGCCAAGTAAAAACTTTGCGACCAGAGTATTGGGTGGAGGATGATGTTCTCAATGCCTATGGTGAGCTCTTGAGACTTAGAGAGGATAAACTCTGGGAAAAATGGGAAAAAATTCCCAGAACTGAAAGTTTCAAGCCCAGGCGGTATTACATTGCTCCTAGCTTTTTCATGGCGATGGAACTTGAGTATTGTCCTAACTTGAAG GCTTCTCCGAGTACCCTAGAAGGTGATGCCAAGAAGTCAATGGAGAAGTTCTTTAGAGATTATGCTGACAAGGGGG GAAAAGTTGATCCCATATATGCTCATCCATCTCGATTTCCATTGAAATATATGGGGGTTCATGGTCTTGATGCTCGACCCAAGCAAGATGGTGGCAAAGATTGTGGTGTATATGTCTCCAAGTACATGGACACTATGCTCAACGGGATCTCTTTGCCATCAGCTGTGTGGAACGCTAAAGTTGATGTACAGACTTTTCGCTATCGGATGGCACACGGGTTATCAAAAGGGGCTGCTAGACACATTTCTGAGTAG